GCTCACGGCGGGGCGCAATTCCGTGGGTGCCGAAGCGGCCATTACCGCCTCGCAGCGCTTCGGCAATCTCGAGAACGCACGCTGTGTGGTGATCGGCGCCGGCAAGACCGGCGCGCGCGCCGCCAAGCAGCTGCACAAGCTGGGCGCCCGCGACATCGTGGTGGTGAATCGCACCTTCGAAAACGCCGCGAGCCTGGCCGGCATGGTGGGCGGCCGCGCTTCCACCTGGGACGCGCTGCATGTGGAAGCGGCGATGGCCGACGTGGTGATCGTCGCGACCGGCAGCGAAGTGCCGGTGGTCGAGGCGGCGGCCCTTCAGCGCGCCCGTGAGGCGTGTGCCGCGACCGGCTACGCCCTGCTCATGATGGACCTCAGCGTGCCCCGCAACATCGACCCGGCGGTGACGACGGAGAGCGGCATCACGCTTATCGATCTCGATACGCTGCACCAGCCGCTGCTGTCGGCCGAAACGATGCGCCGGGATGCCGTGCCGCACGCGCAAACGATCTGCGCCGGTGAGACCGACGCGTTCATGGAGTGGCTGGCCACGATGCCCGCGCGTGATGCCATCCAGCCGCTGCGGGCAGCACTCGAAGACGTGGCCCGCCGGGAAGTGGCGTTTCACTCGAAGGACGACAGCGTCGCCGAAAAGGCGGCCTCGCGCATCGTGGCCAAGCTGCTCGCCGGCCCCATGGCGGCGCTTCGGCGTGCCGTGCAGCGCGGGGAGCCGCTCGATCAGCACGCGATGATGCTGCTCGAGATGTTTGCGCCAGGCGGCGGCGCTGGCGCCACGGACACGCGCCGCAGTGGCACGCACCGGGCCGTGGCCGCTCCCGCCCCGACGCCGGCCGCCCCCGCCGCTCCGGCGCCCCGCCTGAGGCCGCGCGTGGCCCCGGCCGCTTCCTCGGCCACGGTGCCGTCGCCGGTCGCGGCCGCCCACGAGGCGGCACCGCTGGTCGCGTCTCGCCACTTCAACTGACCCTGCGGGCGGCGCCCGGCCGCAGGGTCGTGCGCCGCCAAGTACCTTTGACATTCGAGTTGCCCGGCTCCCGGCAGCCCGAGTTCACCCGGGCTTTTCCGAGCCCGCTACTCCCCTCTGTATGAACGACCTGTTGTTGCGCGCGCTGCGCCGCGAATCCGTCGAGCGCCCCCCAGTGTGGATGATGCGCCAGGCCGGACGGTATCTCGCCGAGTACCGTGCCGTGCGCGCGAAAAGCGACTTCCTCACGATGTGCCGCACGCCCGAGCTGGCCACGGAGGTCACGCTGCAGCCGATCGATCTCGTGGGGGTGGACGCGGCGATCATCTTCAGTGACATCCTGGTGATCCCCGAGGCCATGGGGATGCACCTCACGCTCGACGAAGGGGTCGGACCGCAGTTCCCGTCGCCGATTCGTTCGCCGCAGGATCTGGAGCGCCTGCGTGCCGTCGATCCGGAAGATCAGCTCGGCTACATGCTCGAGGCGCTGCGCATGACCCGTCGCGCGCTCAACGGGCGCGTGCCATTGATTGGCTTTGCCGGGGCGCCGTGGACGCTGGCGGCGTACATGGTGGAGGGCAAGGGCACCAAGCAGTTCGCGGTGGCCAAGAAGATGCTCTTCGAACAGCCGGCCCTCGCACATGCGCTGCTCGATCGCCTCGCCACCGCAGTGGGCGATTTTCTCGTGGCGCAGGTGGCCGCGGGGGCACAGGTGGTGCAGCTGTTCGACTCGTGGACCGGCGCGCTGGCTCCTGACGAGTTCCGCACCTTCTCCCTCCCCTACCTGGCCAAGGCGGCGCTGCGGGCCCGCGAAGCGGGCGTGCCCGTCATCGTCTTTGCCCCCGGTGGCGGATGGGCGCTGGGCGAAATCGCCGCCGCGACGCAGGCGGATGCCATTGGGGTCGACTGGCACACCGCGCCGCACGACGCGCGCCGGCAGACCGATCCGTTCAACGTGGCGCTGCAGGGGAATCTCGATCCGTGCGCGCTGTATGCCCCACCCGCCGACATTCGCCGTCGCACGCACGAGATGATCGCCAGCTTCGGGCCCGTGGGGCATGTGGCCAACCTCGGCCATGGCATCCTTCCCGACATGAAGCCCGACCATGCACGGGCGTTCATCGATGCCGTGAAGGAATGGGAGTGGACCGAAGAACGGGTGGCGGCGCATCAGGCGAGCGCGCCGTTCCGTCAACTCGCGGAGGTCCCGTGACCGTGGCGACTCCGCTCGAGGATGCGCCAGCCGTGCCCACCAGCGGCAATCGGCGCAGCGACATCACCCGCTGGATCGCCGGGCTCCACGACGAGCTCACGTCGTTCTTCGGACGGCTCGATCGGGGCGGGACCTTCACCGAGGATCGTTGGGAACGTCCCGGCGGCGGTGGCGGGGTGGCGCGCGTCATGACTGACGGCGTGACGTTCGAGAAGGCCGGTATCAATCGTTCGGCGGTCATGGGTGTGCTGCCGCCGGCGGCGGCGATCCGACTGGGCGGCCGCGGCGCCGCAACCGGAAGCACGCACTTCTTTGCGACGGGCGTGAGCCTCGTGGTGCACCCGCGCAACCCGAAGGTGCCCACCGTGCACCTCAACGTGCGGTACTTCGAGCTCACCGACGAGGCCGGCCAGATCACGGACTGCTGGTTCGGCGGGGGCACCGATCTCACGCCGTTCTATCCGCACACGAGTGACGCCCGCACCTTCCACGTGGCATTGCGCGACATGTGCGCCCGTCACCATGCCGCACTCTATCCGGCTTTCAAGACGTGGTGCGACGAGTACTTCGTGAACACGCACCGCGACAACGAGGCACGTGGCGTGGGCGGCATCTTTTTCGACCATCTGCGCGCCCACACCGAGGCCTATGGCCTCGACCATGACGCGACGCAGGCGTTCGTGACCGATGTGGCCCGGGTTCTTCGGCAGGCGTACGAGCCCATCGTCGATCGGCGCCGGAATGAACCGTTCAGCGAGGCGGAGCGGGAGTTTCAGCTCGTGCGGCGCGGCCGCTACGTGGAGTTCAACCTCGTGCATGATCGTGGCACGACCTTCGGCCTGCAGACGAATGCGCGCGTCGAGAGCGTGCTCATGAGCCTTCCGCCGTTGGCGATGTGGCAGTACGCCCCCCGGTATTCCCCCGATTCCTTCGAAGCTCGGCTTCTCACGATGCTCGAGCCACGCGACTGGGTTACGGACGTCGCTGGAGCGTGAACCATGCGGGTGCTCGCAGATCAGGTCGGCTACGTGCCGCCGATTGAGGGCGAGGGGGGCGAGAGCCGCTCCGTTGCCGTCGTCGGCGCGGGCATCACCGGATTGGTGGCAGCGTACGCCCTGCGCCGGCGCGGGGTGAATGTCACGCTCTACGAAGCGAGCGGACATGCCGGTGGCGCCATTCGCACGACCCATGCGGATGGGTTTCTGGCCGAGCATGGCCCCAACTCGTTCGTGACCTCCGGTCCGGTCGAGGCGCTCATCGAGCAGCTCGACCTCAAGGACGACGTGGTGGAAGCCAATCCCGGTGCCAATCGCCGCTACGTGGTGCGCGACGGACGGCTGCTGCCGTTTCCGCTCACGCCCGGCGCCATGCTGGGCACTCCCCTGCTCTCGCTCAAGGCGAAGCTGCGGGTGCTGCTCGAGCCTCTCGTGCGGACCCGCAGGCAGGACAGCGACGAGTCGATCGCGAGCTTCGTCGGGCGCCGCCTCGGTCGCGAGGTGCTCGACTACGCCGTGGACCCCTTCATTTCGGGGATCTTCGCGGGTGATCCGGAAACGCTGAGCATGGCCCACGCCTTCCCGCGTGTGGCCGAGCTCGAACGCCAGTACGGCTCGCTTTCCAAGGGGCTCATGGCGCAGCGCCGGCGGCAGCCCGGCGTCGACACGCGCGCCACCGACGGCAACACGGGGCATCTGATGTCCTCGCCACCGGCCCGCGCACGGCTCATCAGCTTCGTCGACGGGATGCAGACGCTCACCGACACACTCGAAGCCTCGCTCGCGGGCACCTTGCGCCTCGGATGCCCGGTGCGGCTGGTCCATCGGCAGGATGCGCGTTGGGTGGTGGATGCCGGCCAGGACGGCGCCTCGCGCTCGCGGCTGGTGGACGCCGTCGTCATGGCGACCCCCGCGCATGTGCTGGCAGCCATGGAGCTGCCGGCCGCCATGCGCCGATTCTCCGCGCCGATCGAGCGCGTGGAATACCCGCCCGTGAGCACACTCACG
The DNA window shown above is from Gemmatimonas sp. and carries:
- the hemF gene encoding oxygen-dependent coproporphyrinogen oxidase — protein: MTVATPLEDAPAVPTSGNRRSDITRWIAGLHDELTSFFGRLDRGGTFTEDRWERPGGGGGVARVMTDGVTFEKAGINRSAVMGVLPPAAAIRLGGRGAATGSTHFFATGVSLVVHPRNPKVPTVHLNVRYFELTDEAGQITDCWFGGGTDLTPFYPHTSDARTFHVALRDMCARHHAALYPAFKTWCDEYFVNTHRDNEARGVGGIFFDHLRAHTEAYGLDHDATQAFVTDVARVLRQAYEPIVDRRRNEPFSEAEREFQLVRRGRYVEFNLVHDRGTTFGLQTNARVESVLMSLPPLAMWQYAPRYSPDSFEARLLTMLEPRDWVTDVAGA
- the hemE gene encoding uroporphyrinogen decarboxylase yields the protein MNDLLLRALRRESVERPPVWMMRQAGRYLAEYRAVRAKSDFLTMCRTPELATEVTLQPIDLVGVDAAIIFSDILVIPEAMGMHLTLDEGVGPQFPSPIRSPQDLERLRAVDPEDQLGYMLEALRMTRRALNGRVPLIGFAGAPWTLAAYMVEGKGTKQFAVAKKMLFEQPALAHALLDRLATAVGDFLVAQVAAGAQVVQLFDSWTGALAPDEFRTFSLPYLAKAALRAREAGVPVIVFAPGGGWALGEIAAATQADAIGVDWHTAPHDARRQTDPFNVALQGNLDPCALYAPPADIRRRTHEMIASFGPVGHVANLGHGILPDMKPDHARAFIDAVKEWEWTEERVAAHQASAPFRQLAEVP
- the hemA gene encoding glutamyl-tRNA reductase, producing MLISIAIDFRHADVATRERFHLSEERLTQLYRTARTEVITESALISTCNRTELYAWVDSDDPQVIERSVQVLARRWMRTRTEGDQLLTTATRREGRDAAEHVIRIASGLESQVLGDGQILGQLKAAYKRASRGQAAGPVLHRLFETALRAGKRVQTETSLTAGRNSVGAEAAITASQRFGNLENARCVVIGAGKTGARAAKQLHKLGARDIVVVNRTFENAASLAGMVGGRASTWDALHVEAAMADVVIVATGSEVPVVEAAALQRAREACAATGYALLMMDLSVPRNIDPAVTTESGITLIDLDTLHQPLLSAETMRRDAVPHAQTICAGETDAFMEWLATMPARDAIQPLRAALEDVARREVAFHSKDDSVAEKAASRIVAKLLAGPMAALRRAVQRGEPLDQHAMMLLEMFAPGGGAGATDTRRSGTHRAVAAPAPTPAAPAAPAPRLRPRVAPAASSATVPSPVAAAHEAAPLVASRHFN
- the hemG gene encoding protoporphyrinogen oxidase; the encoded protein is MRVLADQVGYVPPIEGEGGESRSVAVVGAGITGLVAAYALRRRGVNVTLYEASGHAGGAIRTTHADGFLAEHGPNSFVTSGPVEALIEQLDLKDDVVEANPGANRRYVVRDGRLLPFPLTPGAMLGTPLLSLKAKLRVLLEPLVRTRRQDSDESIASFVGRRLGREVLDYAVDPFISGIFAGDPETLSMAHAFPRVAELERQYGSLSKGLMAQRRRQPGVDTRATDGNTGHLMSSPPARARLISFVDGMQTLTDTLEASLAGTLRLGCPVRLVHRQDARWVVDAGQDGASRSRLVDAVVMATPAHVLAAMELPAAMRRFSAPIERVEYPPVSTLTLGFHRADVQHPLDGFGVLIPATERRTLLGALFSSSLFPGRAPDDCVTITCFVGGARQAERAREDTDLLVERVLLDLRQLLGVRGEPVFAKHVYWSRAIPQYTVGYQAVKDAADATEAQNPGLYLSGNYRNGVSVGDCVASGQQVAERVAAYLAHAG